One window of the Anaeromyxobacter dehalogenans 2CP-C genome contains the following:
- a CDS encoding lysophospholipid acyltransferase family protein gives MPRLSRSVYVPIAAVGYVFVILILVLALPIQAVLLALTLAFDRNRVVAGRFLRFVGVAITKTFPPWRLKLEGRWPGAGPYVVVANHQSMLDILLLSRMPREMKWVAKEELFKIPWVGTMLRMTGDIPVRRGDPESGGEALGKAKGYLARGMNVMMFPEGTRSAKGRMLPFKSGAFRLAIEAGVPVLPVAVSGTAHGMPKGGPWVRPCRGTARILAPVSVEGMKPEDAPKLRDVVRARIEEALATLPPA, from the coding sequence GTGCCCCGGCTCTCCCGCTCCGTGTACGTGCCGATCGCCGCGGTCGGCTACGTCTTCGTCATCCTGATCCTCGTCCTGGCGCTGCCGATCCAGGCGGTGCTCCTCGCGCTCACCCTCGCCTTCGACCGGAACCGCGTGGTGGCCGGCCGCTTCCTGCGCTTCGTGGGCGTCGCCATCACGAAGACGTTCCCGCCCTGGCGGCTCAAGCTCGAGGGGCGCTGGCCGGGCGCCGGGCCGTACGTGGTGGTCGCGAACCACCAGTCGATGCTCGACATCCTGCTGCTCTCGCGGATGCCTCGGGAGATGAAGTGGGTCGCCAAGGAGGAGCTGTTCAAGATCCCCTGGGTCGGCACCATGCTGCGCATGACCGGCGACATCCCGGTGCGCCGCGGCGACCCGGAGAGCGGCGGCGAGGCGCTCGGGAAGGCGAAGGGCTACCTCGCGCGCGGCATGAACGTGATGATGTTCCCGGAGGGCACGCGCAGCGCCAAGGGGCGCATGCTCCCGTTCAAGTCCGGCGCGTTCCGCCTGGCCATCGAGGCGGGCGTGCCGGTGCTGCCGGTGGCGGTGTCCGGCACCGCGCACGGGATGCCGAAGGGCGGGCCGTGGGTGCGCCCCTGCCGCGGCACCGCGCGGATCCTCGCGCCGGTGAGCGTCGAGGGGATGAAGCCGGAGGACGCGCCCAAGCTCCGCGACGTGGTGCGCGCGCGGATCGAGGAGGCGCTGGCGACGCTGCCGCCCGCCTAG
- a CDS encoding WYL domain-containing protein, whose protein sequence is MSDPYLKSLRRLLLLVPVAARAARQGRGVPLDRAVAVTGARSVAELLADVESIRSLWVDPERAEDLVSLDVADGEVHLMYAHELGRPVALSLAEGAVLLAALAPFEETAGKPVREAVRKLRKAIPEPLRPEAEQLVRGLDVVLAPTGPWASALREAIAARLEVVLEYRAVGDGAVARRTVEPRALFHRDGQWYLAAWNVEKAHEHLYRLDRIASVTSGTRVFGPHRASLARYAGRLYFESGAERDVTLRLTGVAARVARSNPALRVREHGDGSVSVVQRVTPGNYLAGAVLGWGGAATVESPPDVREALRARVAELAATYAEG, encoded by the coding sequence GTGAGCGATCCCTACCTGAAGTCGCTCCGCCGGCTGCTGCTCCTCGTCCCGGTGGCGGCGCGCGCCGCGCGCCAGGGGCGCGGCGTGCCGCTCGATCGCGCCGTCGCGGTGACCGGCGCGCGCAGCGTGGCCGAGCTGCTCGCCGACGTCGAGAGCATCCGCTCGCTCTGGGTGGACCCGGAGCGCGCCGAGGACCTGGTCTCGCTGGACGTCGCGGACGGCGAGGTCCACCTGATGTACGCGCACGAGCTGGGCCGGCCCGTGGCGCTGTCGCTCGCCGAGGGCGCGGTGCTGCTCGCCGCGCTCGCGCCGTTCGAGGAGACCGCCGGCAAGCCGGTGCGCGAGGCCGTCCGCAAGCTGCGCAAGGCCATCCCCGAGCCGCTCCGCCCCGAGGCCGAGCAGCTCGTGCGCGGGCTCGACGTGGTGCTCGCGCCCACCGGGCCGTGGGCTTCCGCGCTCCGCGAGGCCATCGCCGCGCGGCTGGAGGTGGTGCTGGAGTACCGCGCCGTGGGCGACGGGGCGGTGGCGCGTCGCACGGTGGAGCCCCGCGCGCTGTTCCACCGCGACGGCCAGTGGTACCTGGCCGCGTGGAACGTGGAGAAGGCGCACGAGCACCTGTACCGGCTCGACCGGATCGCCTCGGTGACCAGCGGGACGCGCGTCTTCGGCCCGCACCGGGCGTCGCTCGCGCGCTACGCGGGGCGGCTCTACTTCGAGTCCGGCGCGGAGCGCGACGTGACGCTCCGGCTCACCGGCGTCGCCGCGCGCGTGGCGCGCTCGAACCCGGCGCTGCGCGTCCGCGAGCACGGCGACGGCTCGGTGTCGGTGGTGCAGCGGGTCACGCCCGGCAACTACCTCGCGGGCGCGGTGCTGGGCTGGGGCGGCGCGGCGACGGTGGAGTCGCCGCCGGACGTGCGCGAGGCGCTCCGGGCGCGCGTCGCCGAGCTCGCCGCGACGTACGCCGAGGGGTAG
- a CDS encoding amidase gives MALDDDVLFSGVAALSRRIQARELSPVELAEAYLARIDALGPALGCFVTVTRERALADARAAEADLAAGRWRGPLHGVPYGLKDLVDTAGIRTTFGARPYADRVPEHDATVARRLAEAGGVLLGKLSMIELAGGLGYHTGEAALNGPCRTPWDPTRWAGGSSSGAGSAVAAGLVPFAIGSETWGSITCPAAFCGVTGLRPTYGVLSRAGAMALSYTLDKLGPMARTAEDCALVLGVLSGADPRDPTSIAPPPGLGNGKVRGGIPRGLRVAVLGFPEKPAVAPGVRAAYEAAQAVLRDGGAILTPAALPDLPYEPLASLFIEAEAATAFEELIRSGRTRELADRSHATRKPDDYLPKGNPSDYVRAMRVRGEVQRALAGFFARHDLVLAPNLPYPPPRVTENFDAMFAFPDLLGAAGNLAGLPAVALPMGFVDGLPVSMQLVGAPLEEARVLAAAALFQSRTDHHLARPKLARPSPPSAREGGRPSHAVTIR, from the coding sequence ATGGCCCTCGACGACGACGTCCTCTTCTCCGGCGTGGCGGCGCTCTCGCGCCGCATCCAGGCGCGCGAGCTCTCCCCGGTGGAGCTGGCCGAGGCGTACCTCGCCCGCATCGACGCGCTCGGCCCCGCGCTCGGCTGCTTCGTCACCGTGACCCGCGAGCGCGCGCTCGCCGACGCTCGGGCCGCCGAGGCGGACCTCGCCGCCGGGCGCTGGCGCGGGCCGCTCCACGGCGTGCCCTACGGCCTGAAGGACCTGGTGGACACCGCCGGCATCCGGACGACCTTCGGCGCGCGCCCGTACGCGGACCGCGTGCCCGAGCACGACGCGACCGTGGCCCGGCGGCTCGCCGAGGCGGGCGGCGTGCTGCTCGGGAAGCTCTCGATGATCGAGCTGGCCGGCGGGCTCGGCTACCACACCGGCGAGGCGGCGCTGAACGGGCCCTGCCGCACGCCCTGGGACCCGACGCGCTGGGCGGGCGGCTCGTCGTCGGGCGCCGGCTCGGCCGTGGCCGCGGGGCTCGTGCCGTTCGCGATCGGCTCGGAGACCTGGGGCTCCATCACCTGCCCCGCCGCGTTCTGCGGCGTGACCGGCCTCCGCCCCACCTACGGCGTGCTCTCCCGCGCCGGCGCCATGGCGCTCTCGTACACGCTCGACAAGCTCGGCCCGATGGCGCGGACCGCAGAGGACTGCGCGCTCGTGCTCGGCGTGCTCTCCGGCGCCGACCCCCGCGACCCGACCTCGATCGCGCCGCCGCCGGGGCTCGGCAACGGCAAGGTGCGCGGCGGGATCCCGCGGGGCCTGCGGGTGGCGGTGCTCGGCTTCCCGGAGAAGCCCGCGGTCGCGCCCGGCGTGCGCGCCGCGTACGAGGCGGCGCAGGCGGTGCTGCGCGACGGGGGCGCGATCCTCACCCCGGCGGCGCTGCCCGACCTGCCCTACGAGCCGCTCGCGTCGCTCTTCATCGAGGCGGAGGCGGCGACCGCGTTCGAGGAGCTGATCCGCTCCGGCCGCACCCGCGAGCTGGCCGACCGCTCCCACGCGACCCGCAAGCCCGACGACTACCTGCCCAAGGGCAACCCGTCCGACTACGTCCGCGCCATGCGCGTGCGCGGCGAGGTGCAGCGCGCGCTGGCCGGGTTCTTCGCCCGCCACGACCTCGTGCTCGCGCCGAACCTCCCGTACCCACCGCCGCGCGTCACCGAGAACTTCGACGCGATGTTCGCGTTCCCGGACCTCCTCGGCGCCGCCGGCAACCTGGCCGGCCTGCCGGCGGTGGCGCTGCCCATGGGCTTCGTGGACGGGCTCCCGGTGTCCATGCAGCTCGTGGGCGCGCCGCTCGAGGAGGCGCGGGTGCTCGCCGCGGCGGCGCTGTTCCAGTCGCGCACCGACCACCACCTGGCCCGGCCGAAGCTGGCCCGCCCGTCGCCGCCCTCGGCCCGCGAGGGCGGGCGCCCCTCCCACGCGGTGACGATCCGATGA